The genomic DNA agtaaaaaaacataataataataataataatattatattttatttcctataactttgattatgtgattaccaagtaatcacataaccaagattatatatgataacttgaaccaaatatACCCTTAGTCTCTTTGCTACCTCCATTGCCTTAAACTTCCACTAGTTAGTTTTACTATTACACATCACGTTTATTAAAAAGTAGTTTGATTATTAAAATTGTCATTGTCCATAGTGACAAAGATTTACCATCGTAGTCTTTATTTCATTAAATAGGATCAGCTATCAAAGCCTATGCATTTATTAGATGGctaggaaaataaataattcaCATGTAAAACTCACAAGGAATTGAATtaacatttaattaaaatttatcaatTGGATGCAGATTTCCTACACGCTACACTCGCTTCCTAAATCGGAAGAGCGATAAGTTGACCGATTCTACCATGCGTCCCAGGATTGCGTGAAAGCCAGCAACCATCAACGAGATACGACAACCAATCAGCGCGCCGGTTCTAGTCGCATTTGCCACgtgtaatttaaattttttttatatccctATCTTGTGATCGTACGTTACAAGGTGCCTTGCCCAGCGATATTTGATTAATTATGGGGCCCACACAACTTCAATGCTATTTCCCTGGCGGAACCGCTACCGCCCAGTCTGCTACCCAATCGCACCTGTTAGGCGTGCCGCGTGCCTTTCCAGGTCGCAAGATCCACCGTTGCCTTCGTGGCACGTCTTGCTGCTCCCCGTCCAACGGTTGATATTTATCCGATTGAAATATCGGGCGGTAGGTAGAGCATTATCCATCGAAGATATCTTATCTAACGGTTCTGATTGCTTCAACGGAAAGATCCGGCGGCGGATAGTCGATATTGGTCTATATAATAATAGCACGCCCGACGACCAACGCTAGAGCAAGCTCGCTTCTGCCCTTCATCCCACATTCCCACTCCGCTCTTTCCACTTTTCCCCAATATCTCGATTCCTCAAATCGGTTAGTTTAATCTTTTCGCATGATCTTTCTTGCTTGAAATTTGCGACTGGAACCACCTGTAAGTAGAGAAATTTTGGATTTCATCGATTGTAATTTTCGGTTCGATCGTTAGGCGATGGGCATGGGGCGTAGACTTGCAGCAATTCTTCTTCTGCTCCAGAACCTTCTTCTTCTGTCGGCTCTTCCAGCGTCTTCCGATGGTTTGGTCAGGATCGGGTTGAAGAAGAACCCCTTGGATCAGAACGACAGGCTGGCGGCGCGGCTAGTCGGGGAAGTGCGACGATCGAGGGGCCAGAAGCACGGTTTGGGGCTCGGGAACGGGGGAGATGCTGATTCTGACATCATTTCCCTCAAGAACTACATGAACGCGCAGTACTTTGGGGAGATCGGTATCGGCTCCCCCGCTCAGAAGTTCACCGTGATCTTTGATACCGGAAGCTCGAATCTGTGGGTTCCCTCTTCCAAGTGCTACTTCTCGGTGAGTCAAATTTTGTAGTTCTTATTAGAATTAGTAGACAGTTTCAGACGGTTATTGGTTTTGACATggttttactgtattatttttccCTTAATTTGTTTGTGCAGATTGCTTGCCTTTTCCACTCGAAGTACAAGTCATCCCGGTCCAGCACCTATCAAAAGAATGGTCATTTTCTGACTCATGTCGcttgatttgaaaatttttacttgTTTTAGATAATTTATGCTTTCTTTCTAAATTCTTCCTCCTATGTTGCTTTTACATCGGTTGATCAGTAGATATAAGTGCGATGTTAATTAGAAAAAAGAATTCTTCCACACGTCTTGTCCAACTGAACAAAGGTTCGCCATGGTTCTAGTTGTCTAAATTGGCCAGTAGGTTGCTGAAGTCGTTAAAATTATAAACCTAAAATACATGGGTGAACCGTTTGCAAAAAGAGATATACAACCCTAATGCCAGAGCTGAGCTGGTTGGCATTCAACATTTATTAACTAATCATTTTTGACAACTTTTcaagtttatcttaattatattgGAATCTCTCGTTAGAGAACTGTGGCTTCACTATAACACATATATTAAATATAGTCAATGATATTTCATGATTCACAAAAGTCAATTGTATTGTTTGTttcacattagaaaaaaaaaatgctaacTTTTTTTTCACCAAGCAGGGAAATCTGCAGCTATTCATTATGGATCTGGGTCAATTTCTGGGTTTTTTAGTGAAGACCATGTAACAGTTGGTGATCTGGTTGTGAAATCTCAGGTCTTGATTTCAAACACCTATTCAATTTGTAACATCTGTTTTAATTGAAAATTGTAACAGATTGGTGTTCTTCCAttaatttaaagtatacaaatattTCAGGATTTTATTGAAGCTACTAGGGAACCTAGTGTTACATTCGTGGTGGCAAAATTTGATGGCATTcttggacttgggtttaaggAAATATCAGTTGGGAATGCTGTCCCTGTGTGGTATTTATTTTTCCAGATATAATATTTGTTTATTTACTTCATATTTTATACAACTGTTTTTCTCTTTGTATCTTTTCTGCAGATGTTCTTTTTTTGCCGTTATAAACATTGCTATTGTGAGCCTGGCATTGTTTATCTTATTTTGTTAATGCAATAATGGTGCATATGAAGGATTATTTTGATAAGATTGAATCTAAAGAGGATCCATATTTCTTTTACTTTGACAAAAATTGCTTATGAAGTGAAAGCAAGGTTCATTATTTAATGTTGCCTCTATAACTCTTTCTACAGGTATAACATGGTTGAGCAAGGTCTTGTTAAGGAGCCTGTTTTCTCTTTCTGGTTCAACCGAAATGCTAATGATGGAGAGGGCGGAGAACTTGTATTTGGAGGGGTGGATCCAAACCACTATAATGGCGACCACACCTATGTTCCTGTGACAAAGAAGGGTTATTGGCAGGTATAGTAGTCAGCCCTTTTTGCCTTTTCTAATCTACCTCGTGCCTGATTTTGCATACACCTGATGTCCGAattttttccaaatattttcCTCCTGACAGTTTGAGATGGGTGATGTTCTTGTTGATGGAGAATCAACTGGTATGACTTGGTCCAATTCTTTTCATATCCAAGATCTTATTCTGTTTCCTTATTCGTGGATTGTGTATATTTTAGGGTTCTGTGCTGGTGGGTGTGCTGCCATTGCAGATTCAGGAACATCTCTAATTACAGGCCCAACAGTATGTATAACCTGTTCTTAGTTGACTAAAAATCCCATCTTTCAACTATTTGTTTCTGAAAAGTATTCTCCATGACTGCATCTACTACATGATTCTTTTTAATGATATGTTTATAAATAATTTGATCTTAAGTTGTGATGTTCCTCATTCCATGGTATTGTTTTTTGGCTTAGATCTCATCTCTTTAATTGGGAGGATATTGTTGTTTAGTAATTTGTTTGTTGGATTGAAGAGTGCAATATTTATCCTTATCCTGTCATTCAGCATTTGAAGTCTATTAGCTGTTTAGGGCTATGCCTTGGTAGGAATTCACTGTTAGTGAGCTATTTATGTCTATGTTTGTCATGGATTTTTTGCATAGTTTATATTTTTTCACAAAGAAGGCATATTAGTGATAGACTGATGACCCAGTTCCATAGTTTGAAATTTCCTAAATGTTGCCTATTTAATTTGTGATtgatcaaaattttaaaccttcaaTCTTATGAATTTTCTGCATTTCATTTCCTTTTCCTCACTTTCATGTTACTATACTATTTTTTATGAAAACCTTTTTAGGCTGTTGCGTCTTGCTATCAATGTAATTGAAGATGCAACAACAACCTCCAAGCCTTTACTCCACTAAGTCAGCAATGTAATTGAAGATAATGATGGCAATATTTAGTTGAGTTCAAAAATTAGTAAGATATATCTTTCATGAAGAAAGCTCACTAGAAAGGCAATTTATAATTTGAGGTGGTTTGTTTAGGACCCTTTAATGTCTCATTGCATAAATTTAAACAAGCCTAGACCTTGTAGGCAATAAGCTATaatgtataatcagataagttGCATCTCAAAAGTCATATTCAAATAACCAGTATAGGTCTTCTGTTGCATGGTATCTAAGTCAGTCTGGGTAATCTTCCCGTCTCATGCAGCTCATGCAATGTTAACAGCCATAATTTGTGAAAAtcgaaatatgatttttttttatccttCTATGTGCTCTACAGTTCGGCCCATGGTATCTAAGTCGCTCTGGGTAATCTGCTCGTCTCATGCAGCTCATGCAATGTTAACAGCCATAATTTGTGAAAAtcgaaatatgattttttttttttatccttctATGTGCTCTACAGTTCGGCCCATGTTGCGGTTATATGAAATTAATGGCGAATTAACATATTTGTCGCATTGGAGTTATGGATGATGAATGCTGGAAGCTACTAGCTAGTTGCCCATATTTGTCTAAGTTTCCTATGTAATGGTCAAGAGGAAATGCTATTCTTATGCATTTTAATGCTTATGTTTCATGTTACTATTAGATTGTTTGCATATGGCTCTATCCATAGGAACTGTGTGCTGTTTACTAATTTAGGATTAAAATGCTCTTCTTTTTTTCTAGAACAACAATCAATTATAATATATCCGGAAAAATTATGCAGACTGTCATCGCAGAAATTAACCATAAAATTGGAGCTTCTGGTGTTATTAGTCAAGAGTGCAAAGCAGTTGTAGCTGAATACGGCCAACAGATTTTGGATATGCTGATTGCACAGGTTTGCAGCATAGGTTTCAAAAGCTCAATGTGTTCCTTGCTGACTAATCTGATGAATTAAACCATCTGTTTGGCCTGATCATTTTGCAGACTGAACCGGCTCAAATTTGCTCTCGTATTGGTCTGTGCACATTCGACGGAACTCGCGGTGTTGGGTTAGCATTAAATAATTGTTTTATGTTCTGAGTGCATCTTATTTGCTTTTTACAGTGATTCCTGAGCTTTTGCATTTTGCTTGCAGTGCTGGAATTGAGAGCGTGGTGAATGACAATGCTGATGTATCAGCTGGTCTGCAAAGTGATGCCATGTGCACTGCTTGCGAGATGGCGGTTGTATGGATGCAAAACCAGCTGAGACAGAATGCTACTGAAGAACGTGTTCTGAACTACATCAATCAGGTATCGCCATGGTGGATCCTGAACGTATGCATAGAACTATTTGTGTTATTCAATTGATGGATTGATTTTCATTTCAGCTATGCGAACGACTGCCTAGCCCTATGGGAGAATCTTCTGTAGATTGTGGGACGATCTCATCCCTGCCTGGTGTGTCTTTCACAATTGGAAATAAGACATTTGATCTCACAGCTGATCAGGTAAACTTGGTTCTGGCCTTTCCTAATCATACCAGAAATCAATATAATGATTTGCAATCACTCGCACATCCGTATTACTATCAGATAGTGATTTTGGGCTCTCCATCCCACAGGTAGTAATTTGATATGGAATTATACTCGTACATTTCGaataataaatatttatctagattTGTCCATTTATGCATAAA from Zingiber officinale cultivar Zhangliang chromosome 4A, Zo_v1.1, whole genome shotgun sequence includes the following:
- the LOC121970586 gene encoding aspartic proteinase oryzasin-1-like isoform X1 is translated as MGMGRRLAAILLLLQNLLLLSALPASSDGLVRIGLKKNPLDQNDRLAARLVGEVRRSRGQKHGLGLGNGGDADSDIISLKNYMNAQYFGEIGIGSPAQKFTVIFDTGSSNLWVPSSKCYFSIACLFHSKYKSSRSSTYQKNGKSAAIHYGSGSISGFFSEDHVTVGDLVVKSQDFIEATREPSVTFVVAKFDGILGLGFKEISVGNAVPVWYNMVEQGLVKEPVFSFWFNRNANDGEGGELVFGGVDPNHYNGDHTYVPVTKKGYWQFEMGDVLVDGESTGFCAGGCAAIADSGTSLITGPTTVIAEINHKIGASGVISQECKAVVAEYGQQILDMLIAQTEPAQICSRIGLCTFDGTRGVGAGIESVVNDNADVSAGLQSDAMCTACEMAVVWMQNQLRQNATEERVLNYINQLCERLPSPMGESSVDCGTISSLPGVSFTIGNKTFDLTADQYVLQVGEGAAAQCISGFTALDVPRGPLWILGDVFMGVYHTVFDYGNLRVGFAEAA
- the LOC121970586 gene encoding aspartic proteinase oryzasin-1-like isoform X2 — protein: MGMGRRLAAILLLLQNLLLLSALPASSDGLVRIGLKKNPLDQNDRLAARLVGEVRRSRGQKHGLGLGNGGDADSDIISLKNYMNAQYFGEIGIGSPAQKFTVIFDTGSSNLWVPSSKCYFSIACLFHSKYKSSRSSTYQKNGKSAAIHYGSGSISGFFSEDHVTVGDLVVKSQDFIEATREPSVTFVVAKFDGILGLGFKEISVGNAVPVWYNMVEQGLVKEPVFSFWFNRNANDGEGGELVFGGVDPNHYNGDHTYVPVTKKGYWQFEMGDVLVDGESTGFCAGGCAAIADSGTSLITGPTTVIAEINHKIGASGVISQECKAVVAEYGQQILDMLIAQTEPAQICSRIGLCTFDGTRGVGAGIESVVNDNADVSAGLQSDAMCTACEMAVVWMQNQLRQNATEERVLNYINQLCERLPSPMGESSVDCGTISSLPGVSFTIGNKTFDLTADQVNLVLAFPNHTRNQYNDLQSLAHPYYYQIVILGSPSHSC